The proteins below come from a single Nocardioides eburneiflavus genomic window:
- a CDS encoding M6 family metalloprotease domain-containing protein — MSPYVASRHRPWALAAIMVVAAAGMAAAVLLAAPSQAVPAHPEAVTLTQPDGERFKARLFGDEWYNGHETVDGHTILRGERGVWRYARQDARGELRASGLVVGRDEPVMGKHLRDRVLTARAERHRKSASREVRIAEGVGGPAASPSIGQDRSLVILATFNDQGSLGTTAAQWSSAYFNPTKSVSQYYAANSGGQFGLVPAAESHGTVNDGVVGWVNVGINHPNNSISDVSNRLATRAAILAADPYVNYAAYDTDGDGVVRNTELHVTVIAAGQEASCCAGLGGARSLWGHHWVLQGTEIPSVDGKWVGGWGYTQFGEMHGDHMAAMGIMVHEIGHDLGLPDLYDIDRSSSGVGTWSAMGGGSWGYVPGVDPYEGMTPPLMDAWSRSFKGWITPTVVTGTQTTTLNAATTGTAGVAVQMLPNPDGPHDWSWQGTGTGEYFLVENRQRTGYDASLPGAGVVVWHIDESRGNNANDVARLVDIEEADGAMTGRGDAGDTFKAGGATAFNGATTPNSNLNSGAPSGVSMSGVSATSASMSATFTAPGGSSTPVNDHFANATAVSSRVFDATVNNTSATAEAGEFAQAGCPIGRTVWYRYTPARDVRVAADTSGSAIDTVLSVWRGTSLANLTAHSCNDDVSTGTETTSRVPEFVAQAGQTYYFQVGGYYDSAANTVAVGNIRTRVRVRPLNDDFAQATTLAGTGGAATGNNQNASKEPGEPPITGNAGGGSVWWSWTAPSSGQVVVDTQGSGAQVDTLLGVYTGASVNGLSLVAENDDIDVTGNRWSRVTFDAVAGSTYRIAVDTYDNASQGELKVSWSLAASSTPGAPTNVTATAGDASAVVSWSPGPDNGSPITGYTVTASPGGMTKNVGAAATSTTIGGLTNGTAYTFTVRATNALGTGPASAPSNQVVPAAVVVATDLAVSMSLVDRPEQTGFAYRVRVERTGATSGTPVEVSATVPASVVLESRAGCAGGKVLVCDLGAVASGTGAVLDLGVRPLSPGPHEASASVAAPDASPGNNSASARAGVGFVCDNTPTGARDKVVGTAGDDVLCGLGGGDTISGRGGDDLLFGGRGDDKLDGGTGKDWLYGNEGKDRLVGGPGRDRLDGGPKRDTCSGRSDKRVSCEL; from the coding sequence ATGTCCCCCTATGTCGCCAGTCGCCACCGGCCGTGGGCCCTCGCGGCCATCATGGTGGTCGCCGCCGCAGGCATGGCAGCTGCTGTGCTGCTCGCCGCGCCCTCACAGGCCGTCCCGGCGCACCCGGAAGCAGTCACCCTCACCCAGCCGGACGGGGAGAGGTTCAAGGCGCGGCTCTTCGGCGACGAGTGGTACAACGGCCACGAGACCGTGGACGGACACACCATCCTGCGGGGCGAACGGGGCGTGTGGCGCTACGCCCGCCAGGACGCGCGCGGTGAGCTGCGCGCGTCGGGGCTCGTCGTCGGTCGTGACGAGCCGGTCATGGGCAAGCACCTGCGCGACCGCGTGCTGACCGCCCGAGCGGAGCGGCACCGGAAGTCCGCCTCCCGGGAGGTGCGCATCGCCGAGGGCGTCGGCGGCCCAGCGGCGTCACCCTCGATCGGACAGGACAGGTCCCTCGTGATCCTGGCGACCTTCAACGACCAGGGCAGCCTCGGCACGACAGCAGCTCAGTGGAGCAGCGCGTACTTCAACCCCACCAAGAGCGTCTCCCAGTACTACGCCGCCAACTCGGGTGGTCAGTTCGGTCTCGTCCCGGCCGCCGAGAGCCACGGCACGGTCAACGACGGGGTCGTCGGCTGGGTCAACGTCGGGATCAACCACCCGAACAACTCCATCTCCGACGTCAGCAACCGGCTCGCCACCCGGGCCGCCATCCTCGCTGCCGACCCCTACGTGAACTACGCGGCGTACGACACCGACGGCGACGGCGTCGTCCGCAACACGGAGCTGCACGTGACGGTCATCGCGGCCGGCCAGGAGGCCTCGTGCTGCGCCGGTCTCGGCGGCGCTCGGTCCCTGTGGGGTCACCACTGGGTGCTGCAGGGGACGGAGATCCCCAGCGTCGACGGCAAGTGGGTCGGCGGCTGGGGCTACACCCAGTTCGGCGAGATGCACGGCGACCACATGGCGGCCATGGGGATCATGGTCCACGAGATCGGCCACGACCTCGGCCTCCCCGACCTCTACGACATCGACCGCAGCTCCAGCGGCGTCGGCACGTGGAGCGCCATGGGTGGGGGATCGTGGGGCTACGTGCCAGGTGTCGACCCCTACGAGGGCATGACCCCGCCCCTGATGGATGCCTGGTCGCGCTCGTTCAAGGGATGGATCACCCCGACGGTGGTCACGGGCACGCAGACCACCACGCTGAACGCCGCCACGACCGGCACCGCCGGCGTGGCCGTGCAGATGCTCCCCAATCCCGACGGCCCCCACGACTGGAGCTGGCAGGGCACCGGAACGGGCGAGTACTTCCTGGTCGAGAACCGTCAGAGGACCGGGTACGACGCCTCCCTGCCAGGCGCCGGCGTGGTCGTGTGGCACATCGACGAGTCGAGGGGCAACAACGCGAACGACGTGGCCAGGCTGGTCGACATCGAAGAGGCTGACGGCGCCATGACGGGACGCGGAGACGCGGGTGACACCTTCAAGGCAGGAGGAGCCACCGCGTTCAACGGGGCCACGACCCCCAACAGCAACCTGAACAGCGGGGCACCGAGCGGCGTCTCCATGAGCGGAGTGAGCGCGACCAGCGCCTCGATGTCGGCGACCTTCACCGCCCCCGGCGGTTCGTCGACACCCGTCAACGACCACTTCGCCAACGCCACCGCTGTGAGCTCGCGCGTCTTCGACGCCACCGTCAACAACACCAGTGCGACAGCGGAGGCCGGCGAGTTCGCCCAAGCCGGCTGCCCGATCGGTCGCACCGTCTGGTACCGCTACACACCGGCCCGTGACGTCCGGGTCGCTGCCGACACGTCCGGCAGCGCGATCGACACCGTCCTCAGCGTGTGGCGAGGCACGTCGCTGGCGAACCTGACCGCCCACAGCTGCAACGACGACGTCTCGACAGGCACCGAGACGACGTCGCGCGTGCCCGAGTTCGTCGCCCAGGCCGGACAGACCTACTACTTCCAGGTGGGTGGCTACTACGACAGCGCTGCCAACACCGTGGCCGTGGGCAACATCCGCACCCGCGTGCGGGTCCGCCCGCTCAACGACGACTTCGCCCAGGCGACGACCCTCGCCGGGACCGGCGGGGCGGCCACGGGCAACAACCAGAACGCCTCCAAGGAGCCGGGCGAGCCGCCGATCACCGGCAACGCCGGCGGAGGGTCGGTCTGGTGGAGCTGGACCGCTCCGAGCTCGGGGCAGGTGGTCGTCGACACCCAGGGGAGCGGCGCGCAGGTCGACACCCTGCTCGGTGTGTACACCGGGGCATCGGTCAACGGGTTGAGCCTGGTGGCGGAGAACGACGACATCGACGTGACGGGCAACCGGTGGAGCAGGGTGACGTTCGACGCGGTGGCCGGGTCGACCTATCGGATCGCGGTCGACACCTACGACAACGCGTCACAGGGCGAGCTGAAGGTCAGCTGGAGCCTGGCGGCGTCCTCGACACCGGGTGCACCGACGAACGTCACGGCCACCGCGGGGGATGCAAGTGCCGTCGTGTCGTGGTCACCCGGACCGGACAACGGGTCGCCGATCACCGGGTACACCGTGACCGCGAGCCCGGGAGGCATGACCAAGAACGTCGGGGCGGCGGCGACCAGCACGACGATCGGCGGGCTGACCAACGGGACCGCCTACACCTTCACGGTTCGGGCGACCAACGCGCTCGGAACGGGCCCGGCCAGCGCACCATCGAACCAGGTCGTCCCAGCAGCGGTGGTCGTCGCGACAGACCTAGCGGTGTCGATGTCGCTCGTGGACCGACCGGAGCAGACGGGGTTCGCCTACCGGGTGCGCGTGGAGCGCACCGGCGCGACCTCAGGCACGCCGGTCGAGGTGTCCGCGACGGTGCCAGCGAGCGTGGTCCTCGAGTCGCGTGCCGGCTGTGCGGGCGGCAAGGTGCTGGTCTGCGACCTCGGAGCGGTCGCGAGCGGCACTGGGGCGGTCCTCGACCTCGGAGTCCGGCCCCTGTCGCCCGGACCGCACGAGGCATCCGCGTCGGTCGCGGCGCCTGACGCCAGCCCGGGCAACAACAGCGCGTCCGCGCGGGCTGGGGTCGGGTTCGTGTGCGACAACACCCCGACGGGAGCCAGGGACAAGGTCGTCGGCACGGCAGGCGACGACGTCCTGTGTGGTCTCGGTGGAGGCGACACCATCTCCGGCCGCGGGGGCGACGACCTGCTCTTCGGCGGTCGGGGCGACGACAAGCTCGACGGCGGGACGGGCAAGGACTGGCTCTACGGCAACGAGGGGAAGGACCGGCTGGTCGGTGGGCCGGGTCGCGACCGCCTCGACGGCGGGCCCAAGCGCGACACCTGCTCGGGGAGGTCGGACAAGCGCGTGTCCTGCGAGCTCTGA
- a CDS encoding NUDIX hydrolase encodes MSLPHASAVATLTVWPAPSPAQAGLRARFLAHLDAHDDGLAKSCFPDHLTAGAIVVSPDGEQVLLNHHRKADAWLAFGGHLEPGDGSLAAGARRELEEESGLTDFELDHDPLCLDEHAVEFCSDRGTVHHLDVRFLATAEPGASHAASEESLDVRWWPVDALPATFDDMYALVDAAVARVRSRARA; translated from the coding sequence GTGAGCCTCCCGCACGCCAGCGCCGTCGCGACCCTGACCGTCTGGCCCGCCCCCTCCCCCGCCCAGGCCGGGCTCCGGGCCCGCTTCCTGGCCCACCTGGACGCCCACGACGACGGACTGGCGAAGTCCTGCTTCCCCGACCACCTGACAGCCGGCGCCATCGTCGTCTCCCCCGATGGCGAGCAGGTGCTGCTCAACCACCATCGCAAGGCCGACGCGTGGCTGGCCTTCGGCGGTCACCTTGAGCCCGGGGACGGCTCACTCGCGGCCGGTGCGCGCCGCGAGCTCGAGGAGGAGTCCGGGCTCACCGACTTCGAGCTCGACCACGACCCGTTGTGCCTCGACGAGCACGCGGTGGAGTTCTGCTCCGACCGCGGCACCGTCCACCACCTCGACGTACGCTTCCTCGCCACGGCCGAGCCCGGTGCCTCCCACGCCGCGAGCGAGGAGTCGCTGGACGTGCGCTGGTGGCCCGTGGACGCCCTGCCCGCGACGTTCGACGACATGTACGCGCTGGTCGACGCCGCGGTGGCGCGGGTGCGGTCCCGCGCACGGGCCTGA